From Salvia splendens isolate huo1 chromosome 3, SspV2, whole genome shotgun sequence, a single genomic window includes:
- the LOC121796847 gene encoding protein FAR1-RELATED SEQUENCE 5-like, with product MENIDRLGSTSTNSAVEDGLGSTSRGSTSINDGSIMNDLRNPGGSLFDTDSNSDSEAESNNTAVEVSYLPDCPSQLKPYIGQIFLRLDDATEFYNKYARHVGFDTRKHGSKKKVDHVTWLYVVCSREGQRKMKMQGHESKRRRSSRKCFCKAKIAFKLCKGIGYVVNQFYEIHNHDMVELRHKRFMRLNRNIDLLHQKFILDCASANIGPTLTFKLLNEVLGGLDYVGCTVVEVRNYRRDLRAYTSGADAQMVLNEMSWKKENCPAFTYDFEVNSQDMLTRLFWCDPIAKKNFHLYGDIVSFDTTYSTNRYCMIFAPFTGKDNHGRPVAFGAGLLSKENADSFAWLFERFVKCMGSAPKLIITDQDLGMKVAVERVLVDTRHRWCMWHIMFKVVEKLPKNLLGNEDLKKELNNCVWSELIEPEEFDEEWNKVMEKYGLKDNEWFSSMFASRKFWVPAFFRDFPMSSLIKTTSISESQNIFFKRYSKSRSNLVEFLMNYNNALDGQRSNNNRLEYLDFNTIPTLKTNSALEKHASTIYSDSGFKLIQSEIEEAVDNVTMVTVSNIGENEIYVVNDKFSKNWTVSYSTSFDSYACSCKMFGRIGLVCSHIFWVLRNKKIKLIPNELHGGRWLKSKFVKAVHCGFDDDIETFIVADETKQEYRDMHGDFYDIARLIEGDSDKIRAFRQIMAEGRKEVLGEGNVLSISEKRLMIENFYGSHVPSQIDVHPPDVVKTKGCGRRLSRLEKEMREMSKPGRKCGKCGEVGRHDSRNCDKIHEENNKKKRRNQC from the exons ATGGAGAATATCGATAGATTGGGATCTACTTCAACAAATTCTGCGGTTGAAGACGGATTAGGATCTACATCAAGAGGATCTACATCGATCAATGATGGATCGATTATGAATGATCTTAGAAATCCAGGAGGCTCTCTTTTTGATACGGATTCAAATTCGGATTCAGAGGCAGAATCAAATAATACCGCAGTTGAAG TGTCATACTTACCTGATTGTCCATCCCAGCTGAAGCCTTACATTGGTCAGATTTTTCTTAGACTTGATGATGCTACTGAGTTTTATAATAAGTATGCACGACATGTTGGGTTTGACACTCGTAAACATGGATCTAAAAAGAAGGTGGATCATGTCACATGGTTGTATGTTGTGTGCAGTAGAGAAGGTCAGAGGAAAATGAAAATGCAAGGGCATGAGTCAAAACGTAGACGTTCTTCTAGGAAGTGTTTTTGCAAGGCTAAAATTGCTTTTAAGCTTTGTAAAGGAATAGGTTATGTTGtcaatcaattttatgaaatacaTAATCATGATATGGTGGAGTTACGCCATAAGCGATTCATGAGGCTGAATCGCAACATTGACCTATTGCATCAGAAATTTATACTAGATTGTGCAAGTGCAAACATAGGCCCTACACTGACTTTTAAGTTGCTGAATGAGGTTCTTGGTGGGCTGGATTATGTTGGTTGCACAGTTGTAGAAGTTAGAAACTATAGGCGCGACTTGAGAGCATATACTAGTGGGGCAGATGCACAAATGGTACTTAATGAGATGAGCTGGAAGAAAGAGAATTGTCCAGCATTCACCTATGATTTTGAGGTGAACTCTCAGGATATGCTCACTCGTCTTTTTTGGTGTGACCCCATTGCTAAGAAGAATTTCCATCTCTACGGTGATATAGTATCGTTTGACACAACATATTCAACTAATAG GTACTGCATGATATTTGCACCGTTCACAGGAAAAGACAACCATGGGAGACCTGTAGCATTTGGTGCAGGCTTATTATCTAAAGAAAATGCTGATTCCTTCGCATGGTTGTTTGAACGTTTTGTCAAATGTATGGGTTCTGCACCAAAATTGATCATTACTGATCAGGATTTGGGAATGAAGGTTGCTGTGGAAAGAGTCCTTGTTGATACAAGACATCGATGGTGCATGTGGCACATCATGTTTAAGGTTGTGGAAAAGTTACCAAAGAATCTACTTGGCAATGAAGATTTGAAAAAAGAGTTAAACAATTGTGTGTGGTCTGAGCTGATAGAGCCTGAAGAATTTGATGAAGAATGGAATAAAGTAATGGAAAAATATGGGCTTAAGGACAATGAGTGGTTTTCCTCGATGTTTGCCTCTCGAAAATTTTGG GTGCCTGCATTCTTTAGGGATTTTCCAATGAGTTCACTAATAAAGACCACATCAATATCTGAATCTCAGAACATATTCTTCAAGAGGTACTCCAAGTCTCGTTCTAATCTTGTTGAATTTCTTATGAATTACAACAATGCATTGGATGGCCAAAGGAGCAACAACAATAGGCTAGAATACTTGGATTTTAATACAATTCCAACTTTGAAAACAAATTCAGCCCTCGAGAAGCATGCTTCAACAATATATAGTGATAGTGGTTTCAAACTAATTCAAAGTGAGATAGAGGAAGCAGTTGACAATGTCACTATGGTGACAGTGTCAAACATTGGTGAGAATGAGATTTATGTAGTCAACGACAAGTTCTCGAAGAACTGGACTGTGTCATACTCcacatcttttgattcatatgcATGTAGTTGTAAGATGTTTGGGAGGATTGGGCTTGTATGCAGTCACATTTTTTGggtcttgagaaacaaaaaaataaaattaatcccTAATGAGTTACATGGAGGACGATGGTTGAAGTCTAAATTTGTCAAGGCTGTTCATTGTGGGTTTGATGATGATATTGAAACATTTATTGTTGCGGATGAGACGAAGCAGGAGTATAGGGATATGCATGGAGATTTTTATGATATTGCACGACTTATTGAAGGAGATAGTGATAAAATTCGAGCATTTAGACAAATTATGGCTGAAGGGAGAAAAGAAGTACTTGGTGAGGGAAATGTGTTGTCAATTAGTGAAAAGAGATTAATGATTGAGAATTTTTATGGATCACATGTCCCTAGTCAAATAGATGTTCATCCGCCAGATGTCGTCAAAACCAAAGGTTGTGGTCGACGTCTTTCTCGGCTTGAGAAGGAAATGAGAGAGATGTCCAAGCCTGGTCGGAAATGTGGAAAATGCGGCGAGGTTGGTCGgcatgattcaagaaattgtgATAAGATACATGAGGAGAATAACAAGAAAAAGAGGAGAAACCAATGTTAA